From Humisphaera borealis, the proteins below share one genomic window:
- a CDS encoding dienelactone hydrolase family protein: protein MTITDNEHADLTTPYGSMRTYILRPADQTRRYPGVVLFSEIFQVTGPIHRTAALLAGHGFVVAVPEVFHELESQPGVVIPYDTAGADRGNRHKVAKELASYDADARAALDYLKTHPACTGRLGTVGICIGGHLAFRAAMNADVEAAVCFYATDIHKRSLAKGMNDNSLDRVKEIKGEIMMIWGRQDPHVPREGRRLVYDAMADANLNFTWHEFNGQHAFLRDEGHRYDPELAHLCYGMTVSLFRRRLGPEMAAVDKGSATAGASISTH from the coding sequence ATGACCATCACCGACAACGAACACGCCGACCTTACCACGCCCTACGGCTCCATGCGGACGTACATCCTGCGGCCGGCGGATCAGACGCGGCGGTATCCGGGCGTTGTGCTGTTCTCGGAGATTTTCCAGGTGACCGGTCCGATTCACCGGACGGCTGCGTTGCTCGCCGGGCACGGGTTTGTCGTCGCCGTGCCCGAGGTATTCCACGAGCTTGAGTCGCAGCCGGGCGTGGTGATTCCGTATGACACCGCCGGCGCCGATCGCGGCAACAGGCACAAGGTCGCCAAGGAGCTGGCCAGCTACGACGCCGACGCGCGGGCCGCACTTGACTACCTCAAGACGCACCCGGCGTGCACCGGACGACTGGGGACCGTCGGCATCTGCATCGGCGGGCACCTGGCGTTCCGCGCGGCGATGAACGCCGACGTCGAGGCGGCCGTCTGCTTCTACGCGACCGACATCCACAAGCGGTCGCTCGCCAAAGGGATGAACGACAACTCGCTCGACCGGGTGAAGGAGATCAAGGGAGAGATCATGATGATCTGGGGCCGGCAGGATCCACACGTCCCCCGCGAAGGTCGACGGTTAGTGTACGACGCGATGGCCGACGCGAACCTGAACTTCACCTGGCACGAGTTCAATGGCCAGCACGCGTTCCTGCGCGACGAGGGGCACCGGTACGACCCCGAACTAGCTCACCTGTGTTATGGGATGACGGTGAGCCTGTTCCGGCGACGATTGGGTCCGGAAATGGCAGCGGTGGACAAAGGATCGGCGACGGCGGGCGCATCGATCAGCACGCACTGA
- a CDS encoding sterol desaturase family protein, whose product MPIRLEEYASMSWQAATFWISVINVIQFAAALIVGELLIRLYRSRPVTPPPKPLEAIEVVLAIACLVLNIVVGVTGWLLWRAGWIRVSAETGWRVVLDVIVLLIAMDLAMYVFHRIAHHPLLYGPLHSAHHKYDNPRPLDLFVLNPVEVLGFGALWIGVLMLYPATWIGIIVFLTLNLIFGTLGHLGVEPFPASWSKLPVVRFLGSSTFHADHHLNGRVNYGFYSNIWDRLFGTAGPR is encoded by the coding sequence ATGCCGATCCGACTCGAAGAGTATGCCTCCATGTCCTGGCAGGCTGCGACATTCTGGATCTCGGTGATCAATGTCATCCAGTTTGCCGCGGCGCTGATCGTCGGCGAACTTCTGATTCGGCTCTATCGGTCCCGCCCCGTTACACCGCCACCCAAACCGCTCGAAGCAATCGAGGTCGTCCTGGCCATCGCCTGCCTCGTGCTGAACATCGTCGTCGGAGTCACCGGCTGGCTGCTGTGGCGAGCGGGATGGATCCGCGTTTCGGCAGAGACGGGATGGCGGGTGGTCCTCGATGTCATCGTTCTGCTGATCGCGATGGACCTGGCGATGTACGTTTTTCACCGCATCGCCCATCACCCGCTGCTATACGGGCCGCTGCACAGCGCGCATCACAAGTACGACAACCCGCGCCCGCTCGACCTCTTCGTGCTCAACCCGGTCGAAGTGCTCGGCTTCGGCGCGCTCTGGATCGGCGTCCTGATGCTCTACCCGGCGACCTGGATCGGCATCATCGTCTTCCTGACCCTGAACCTGATCTTCGGCACACTCGGACACCTGGGCGTCGAACCCTTCCCGGCATCATGGTCTAAACTGCCGGTCGTACGGTTCCTCGGTTCGAGCACGTTCCACGCCGACCATCACCTCAACGGCAGGGTGAACTACGGCTTCTACAGCAACATCTGGGATCGCCTGTTCGGCACTGCCGGCCCGCGATGA